In Zingiber officinale cultivar Zhangliang chromosome 3A, Zo_v1.1, whole genome shotgun sequence, the DNA window cacggtcgtgtggcacacacgaccgcGTACTGGCTGGCTTGAAaaggtggcacgaccgtgtaagctTCACACGGCCAAGGCACTCTCCCATGTTGTTGATGCTACACGACCCtgtcatcaccacacggccagggccattcccctttgcaaggccgtgtggcacacattgCCAAAGTCGTTTTCCTCTGTTTGATAGTAGAATTGGCTATGAACAttaattcttcttcaaattcgacTCTTAAAAGTATAAAAcacacaagagcagatctccgaacaaagaaaagtatttatgccaAAAGTAAAGTAAGGAGCATGAACGTGCATAGctaaagcatgtataaaatagaagaatgtgcgtcaaaatatgataaacaagtgtataaaatctacgcacatcacctatCATAACCTCTACAATCATAAGGTGGCTAAGGATGTCATAAGTTGTTGGGTAATGGAAAGAGTACAACCTAGGCAATATGCAATAATTATCCGAGAAATCTTCAATTCACCCATATGTATacctattttgtcatttataGCTTACACTATTGTCGAAGTCGTTGAAGAAATATGTTGTTATATGTGGTCGGCTGGTGGGAGACACAATAATCATTGAAGAAAGttccagaagaatattctctaacaCATAGCTATTATTCTGACAGGTTGTTAGGATTCTCTGCATATGTTGTTGGTTGAATATATCTTGGTTGGCTCATAAGGTTAGCCATCTTTGTGTCTGTCCTTACATTAAGCTGCTCAGTTAAATTCTACATAATATTATTGACCCATTtgaaaaagaatatgatatattggcTGTGCTAGAAGTCCATTCAAGGAGTCATATGATGAACTGTGCATGTTGGAACTCTGTTTGGGAGTCAATATGAAGCTAAGTGTCTTAAGCCCGGCCGACCTTTTATCTGGCCGGCAATGCATAGAGAGATTTATGAACATCAGGGAATTGACCCTTATTCTGACTAACCACGCATATGGCTAGTCAGTTGTGAGGTGGGGCGGACATTCCGACCGATCTATATGGTCGGCCATCTCTAAACCTAGTTGGCTGTTGAATAATCGGGCATGATATCTTCTCAGTTCAATAGTGATGCACTAAATCCCTTATGTTTGACCGGCTCAAGGGTCGGTCAGCTTTCTCCTGAATGAACCATAATCTAGTCAGGccctatatataaataaataattcaaaATGAATTAAAGAATATAAAAAATGAAAAGTCAAAGTCAATGTATCTAACTAATTATTATCGATGTTTCATATAATAATAGTGTTAGTTAGTGAAAGTTACTTTGGAGTCAAGAAAGGTAAAGTTAAATATATTTGGTCTATTTGCTCAATTCCAATCGAATGCAACTAAGAAATGTTTTGCTCATTGTTAAGCCTAGCGGCAAAAAGTTTGACAATAAAGAAAACTTGAATTTATATCTTATGAGTAACACATTTCTATTGGTTTTTGATAAATGCATTTTATAGTCCCTATCTATTTTTTGCatcaatttttattattaatttagttTTACCAAAATAGATTGTATGGATAAGATTAAGATTCTAAAACCATTTCTAGTGGCTGACTATTGAactcttcttttaaaattatcattaaaaaatattatacttGTTAAAATTATCCTTATTAACATCTTcttccttatatatatatatatataatttttttcatgCTCATTTTAGCTTTAACATTAATCACAAACTTATATAATTGATCATCCATACAATTCAATTTTGATAGAAACTAGATTGACTTATGGGCCTAATTAACCATTGAAAATGCAAAATGAATGAGACACAAATAGATGAAGGGAGTTTAACATCTCTTTACAAGTGCCAAGATGAAACAcattaatgtaattttatttatttatagtgcCTTAAAGAACAAAGAGTGATTATTTCATGATAAAagtagaaaagataaaaaaaaaaaaaacctaaggcTATAAAcaatttataaaagaacaaaattatTAACTCCTTTGGAGAATCTTCTTGAACCAACGAGCCGATTCCTTCGGATAGCGCTTTTTATTCTTAAAGTCAACATAGACAATACCAAACCTTGATGTGTATCCTAGTCTCCATTCAAAGTTATCAAGAAGAGACCATGCAAAGTACCCAATCACTGAAGCACCATCATCTATAGCTCTCTTTAGTTCAGTAATgtaattataataaaaatgtcTCCTTTGAGTATCTTGTAAGCCTTTTGGAAGTGTGACATTGCCCGGTTGATCCATGCCTATAATTTTAATCAATGAATTATGTGGTTAGAGAATAAATCTAAATTCTTAAATAAAAGATGCATTAAACAAGTGATAAATATTTACCATTTTCAGATAGAAAAATAATTGGATTGCCATAGTTTTCCTTAACATATGTCACTGCCTTATACAATCCCCACGGAACTATGTAGAGCCAATCGGAATGAGCCTAATGATATATAAACAATTGTATTCGATTACTTATAGGCTtacatttagttttaaaaaacaaaaatctaTAATATAATCGAAAAAGTTATAAGAAGGTTATTTCTTACCCTTGGTCCAATTGGTACCCCATTTCGATCATCTGAATTTATTAATAGAACAATATTATTAGCAtatcattttattaaatttaacattatcaaaaataaatattgtATATATCTTACATTTAAATTCAACGAGCCAATCATCTTGATAACTAATAGGTTTAGGATTCGTTGTACTATTATCCTTAACATAATAAGTTGTGTATTGATTAATTCCCAAATAGTCGTATGAACCTCTAACTAGCTCCACTTCATCATTAGTAAATTTTGGCAATCTTTCTTTAACAATGTCTTGAATGGATTGAGGATAGTATCCATATGTCAGAGGGTGAATGAACCTAAGAAAAGTAAACAAAATTAGGTTACATTGAAAAAGTTAATCATAGTTAGATATTGAAACCAAGAATGTACTTACCATCCCACATGAAAATCTTTAGCTCTCTGAGCAGCAGCTTTATCTTTGTCAGAGTAAGTGTGAGGTTCGTACCAAACAAAATCTAGAAGAATTCCAATTTTTCCTTGTTGCTCTTTctgaataaaaaaagaaaatggtATTAGTATTATGTATATTTACAGACTTACAATTTTAAAATGAGTTTGTTATATTTGATAGCAAGAGATTTTAAGAATTAGCTAAGAATAAATTTACTATTAATACATAAACTTTGTTAAAGACATATTACTTGATACTTCTCACGATATCTATTAACTGCTGCAGCATGAGATAAGATGAGATTATGAGCCACAATGTAAGGCTCCGTAGATGAGTTTCCTCCAAATTGACTACCAGTAGCTCTTCCAGGGGCTTGAGCACCAGTATCAAAACCTAGAGCTGCCACCACTCTTGGCTCATTGAATGTGAACCAATTTTTCACTCTATCACCGTATCTCTTAAAGCAAAAGTCAGCATAATCCGCAAATGCATCCCTAAACAAATTGattataaattaaatcaaatatttATAATATCTTTTAATAAGTTAGATTAGAAATTCTTAAATATGCCGTAAGCATAATTAATTTCAACAATATAAGTAATTATTCTATTTTACTACTTACATTATCTTCGGACTCAACCAACCCAAATATTCATTTTGGAGTGCTaatggaagatcgtagtgataGAGATTGACATATGGAATAATACCTAATGTGAAGATAGAAAGGTTAAAATATATGAAAACAtgccaaacttatttgtttaacaGTCAGATAGAAATAAATTACCTTTGAGTATTAAATTGTCAATTAGCCTATCATAATAGTCAACACCTTCCCAATTAATGGCTCCAGTTCCATCTACAAGACAAAAGAAATAACAAATTATTAGTATTTAGAAATGGTAAGATGGTGTATATAATATTATGAAAAAGATTCATAGCTTCAATTACTTGGGAAAATTCTACTCCAAGAGATCGAGAATCTATAAGCATCAAAATTGTGCTCCTTCATAATGTCAATATCTTTCTACAAGACGAAActcaaattttaatatatttaagaaaaagattaaatccaatttaatttcattttaattgTCTCCAAATATCAACAATGAGAATATcaaaaatttgtttgtttgaaCTTAATTATCAACATAAAGTTACATTAGATAAGatctttttaaattattaaaaataaaatcttgaaCCAATGGAgtaatgatttgaaaataaaatttaatatttgattcttcataaaaattatagtttttttgctttttgttattaaatttaaaattattaaatagtcaatgataacaaaagaaaatatacattTGACCTTATAATGATGATACTCATCATCTGTTACATCACCCGTTGCGTTATTTGGAATGAGACCTACACCACAATAAATAAAGCAAATTCAAATTTACTCCATTATATAACTTTAATTCGAGAAAGACATATGTAAAACTATAAAATTTAAATGTTTAGTACGTTACCTGGAATTTTTACAAATGCATCCCAAATGCTAGGTCCTCGACCACCCTTGAGTGCCTCTCCCTCAACTTGATAAGCAGATGCAGCGGTGCCAAATACAAAGCCATGAGGGAAGGCATCACGACTTAGCTTGTGTACTTTTGAAACTAGTTTCGCATTGTTTGTTTTATAACCATATATACATTCGGCTACGAgaag includes these proteins:
- the LOC122050705 gene encoding beta-glucosidase 26-like gives rise to the protein MNLKGSSSTFFFLFILLLVAECIYGYKTNNAKLVSKVHKLSRDAFPHGFVFGTAASAYQVEGEALKGGRGPSIWDAFVKIPGLIPNNATGDVTDDEYHHYKKDIDIMKEHNFDAYRFSISWSRIFPNGTGAINWEGVDYYDRLIDNLILKGIIPYVNLYHYDLPLALQNEYLGWLSPKIMDAFADYADFCFKRYGDRVKNWFTFNEPRVVAALGFDTGAQAPGRATGSQFGGNSSTEPYIVAHNLILSHAAAVNRYREKYQKEQQGKIGILLDFVWYEPHTYSDKDKAAAQRAKDFHVGWFIHPLTYGYYPQSIQDIVKERLPKFTNDEVELVRGSYDYLGINQYTTYYVKDNSTTNPKPISYQDDWLVEFKYDRNGVPIGPRAHSDWLYIVPWGLYKAVTYVKENYGNPIIFLSENGMDQPGNVTLPKGLQDTQRRHFYYNYITELKRAIDDGASVIGYFAWSLLDNFEWRLGYTSRFGIVYVDFKNKKRYPKESARWFKKILQRS